A stretch of Palaemon carinicauda isolate YSFRI2023 chromosome 34, ASM3689809v2, whole genome shotgun sequence DNA encodes these proteins:
- the LOC137626543 gene encoding uncharacterized protein: MLSFSVILIEELLRFQAPSEDIGCLSNIVSRAPGAPNEDFRFISDIDPRAPEAPIEDFGFLFDIDHGAQETISEDFRFLSDIDPGSPEASRFWVSLDNDPGAPEAPSEDVMFLYDIDPGSLDALSEDFGFFSDIDPRALLAPSKDFRCLPEIDPWTPEAQSEDFGLISDNDHGAAEATSEGFGFLSDIDPRAHQAPSKDFRFLSDIDPGASKAPNIDHGAPEAPSGDFGLLSDINPLAPDAPSENFKFLSDINPGAPEAPREEYGFISVIDPGAPEALSEGYGFLSDIDPRALQAPSKDFRLLFDIDLRAPEAQSENFGVYSDIDPEAPEVPCEDLGILSYIDHGAPKTTSEDFGFLFLY; this comes from the exons ATGTTGAGTTTCTCTGTGATATTGATCGAGGAGCTCCTGAGGTTCCAA GCTCCAAGTGAGGATATTGGGTGTCTTTCTAATATCGTCTCTCGGGCTCCTGGGGCTCcaaatgaggattttaggtttATCTCTGATATCGATCCAAGGGCTCCTGAGGCTCCAATTGAGGATTTTGGGTTTCTCTTTGATATCGATCATGGGGCTCAAGAGACTATaagtgaggattttaggtttctctctgatatcgatcctgggtcTCCTGAGGCTTCAA gatTTTGGGTTTCTCTTGATAATGATCCTGGGGCTCCCGAGGCTCCAAGTGAGGATGTTATGTTTCTTTATGATATCGATCCTGGGTCTCTTGATGCTCTAAGTGAGGATTTTGGGTTTTTCTCTGATATTGATCCAAGGGCTCTTCTGGCTCCAAGTAAGGATTTCAGGTGTCTTCCTGAAATCGATCCTTGGACTCCTGAGGCTCAAAGTGAGGATTTTGGGCTTATCTCTGATAATGATCATGGGGCTGCTGAGGCTACAAGTGAGGGTTTTGggtttctctctgatattgatcctaGGGCTCATCAGGCTCCTAGTAAGGATTTCAGATTtctttctgatatcgatcctggagCTTCCAAGGCTCCAA ATATCGATCatggggctcctgaggctccaagtggGGATTTTGGGCTTCTCTCTGATATAAATCCTCTGGCTCCTGATGCTCCAAGTGAGAATTTCAAGTTTCTTTCTGATATCAATCCTGGCGCTCCTGAGGCTCCACGTGAGGAATATGGGTTTATATCTGTTATCGATCCAGGGGCTCCTGAGGCTCTAAGTGAGGGTTATgggtttctctctgatatcgatcctaggGCTCTTCAGGCTCCAAGTAAGGATTTTAGGCTTCTCTTTGATATCGATCTTAGGGCTCCTGAAGCTCAAAGTGAGAATTTTGGGGTTtactctgatatcgatcctgaggcTCCTGAGGTTCCATGTGAGGATCTAGGGATTCTCTCCTATATTGATCATGGAGCTCCTAAGACTACAAGTGAGGATTTTGGGTTTCTTTTTTTGTATTGA